One Lentibacillus cibarius DNA window includes the following coding sequences:
- a CDS encoding MFS transporter: MVSSATHRKTKANHRTVYTILVILGICHMLNDTLQAVIPAMFPILEESLGLTFTQLGLITFTLNMVASVMQPVVGLYTDKRPMPFALPLGLASSMFGILGLAFAPNFWMILISVLFIGLGSAIFHPEGSRVAYLAAGPRRGTAQSIYQVGGNTGQALAPVITAFVLVPLGQFGVIWFTAVAGLAVIFLIYIARWYASMTPAVAKKEKPGQSEKVNKNVSKAIRHALVVLIFIIFARTWYAKAISNFYAFYAIENYGLSIAESQYYIFTFLLMGAIGTFLGGPLADRFGKKNVILFSLLAASPLALLLPHVGATGAIILLGLLGLIVMSSFSVTVVYAQELVPGNIGAMSGLTVGLAFGMGAIGSVALGSLIDFIGLTPTMVVISLLPLLGMVTFLLPSDKKVSEWHVDR, from the coding sequence ATGGTTTCTTCAGCAACTCATAGGAAAACAAAAGCGAATCATCGAACGGTTTATACCATTTTAGTGATTCTCGGCATATGTCATATGTTAAATGATACTTTGCAGGCTGTTATTCCTGCTATGTTTCCTATTTTGGAAGAGTCATTGGGCTTAACATTTACCCAGCTCGGTCTGATTACTTTTACATTAAATATGGTAGCTTCCGTGATGCAGCCGGTGGTAGGGTTATATACGGACAAGCGGCCAATGCCATTTGCTTTGCCATTGGGACTGGCGAGCAGTATGTTCGGGATACTGGGGTTAGCATTCGCTCCTAATTTCTGGATGATCCTTATCAGTGTTCTGTTTATTGGACTGGGATCAGCAATTTTCCATCCGGAGGGATCCCGTGTAGCCTATTTGGCAGCAGGTCCACGTCGTGGTACTGCACAATCTATTTATCAGGTTGGTGGGAATACGGGTCAGGCATTGGCACCTGTTATAACCGCATTCGTACTCGTACCATTGGGACAATTTGGTGTAATATGGTTTACGGCAGTTGCCGGCCTGGCGGTGATTTTTCTGATTTATATTGCCAGGTGGTACGCGTCGATGACTCCCGCTGTTGCGAAAAAGGAAAAGCCGGGGCAATCGGAAAAAGTCAACAAAAATGTTTCCAAAGCAATACGACATGCGCTTGTGGTTCTTATATTTATTATTTTTGCTCGTACATGGTATGCCAAAGCAATATCCAACTTTTATGCTTTTTATGCAATTGAGAATTATGGCTTGTCTATCGCAGAATCGCAATATTATATATTCACATTCTTATTGATGGGGGCGATTGGGACGTTTCTTGGCGGCCCGCTGGCAGATCGCTTTGGTAAGAAAAATGTCATATTATTCTCGTTGCTGGCCGCTTCCCCATTGGCCTTGCTGCTCCCACATGTAGGTGCAACTGGTGCGATTATTCTGCTTGGCTTACTCGGACTCATTGTTATGTCGAGCTTTTCGGTAACCGTTGTCTATGCTCAGGAATTAGTCCCGGGTAATATTGGTGCCATGTCGGGTTTAACAGTCGGACTTGCTTTTGGCATGGGGGCGATTGGTTCCGTTGCCTTGGGCTCATTAATTGATTTTATCGGACTGACACCGACCATGGTTGTCATTTCGTTGTTGCCGTTGCTTGGAATGGTTACATTCCTGTTGCCATCGGATAAAAAGGTTAGCGAATGGCATGTGGACAGGTGA
- a CDS encoding FixH family protein — translation MKKTIWTILVILAMAILAACGSGDNNNTEQGSDNVEEELKAIEVDFDVPETAEAGETVNLQATVTYGDEKVTDAEEMEFEYWEKGKQDDSTMVDSTNNGDGTYTAEVTFDQDGVYEIYAHTTARDMHTMPKKSITIGDGADSEAENSD, via the coding sequence ATGAAGAAAACTATCTGGACAATTTTGGTTATATTGGCTATGGCCATACTTGCGGCGTGTGGCAGCGGCGATAACAATAACACCGAACAGGGTTCCGATAACGTTGAAGAAGAACTGAAAGCAATCGAGGTTGACTTTGACGTACCGGAAACCGCCGAAGCAGGAGAAACCGTCAACCTGCAAGCAACCGTGACCTATGGTGATGAAAAAGTGACAGATGCGGAAGAAATGGAATTCGAATACTGGGAAAAAGGGAAACAAGATGACAGCACCATGGTCGATTCGACAAACAATGGTGATGGAACCTATACCGCTGAAGTGACTTTTGACCAGGATGGCGTCTATGAAATATATGCCCACACCACCGCACGTGACATGCACACCATGCCGAAGAAATCGATCACGATCGGTGATGGTGCAGACAGTGAAGCAGAAAATAGCGATTAA
- a CDS encoding SCO family protein translates to MKRFKTLALPALLLTLFLTACGEEIDTNMSKDVSDFEFTTQDNGTLSKSDLEGEWWIADFVFTSCTTVCPPMTMNMAELQQKMKEENLDAQIVSFSVDPERDTPEALKKYAKKYQADLSNWTFLTGYDFQTIKEFSIKSFKSLVKRPPEGSDQITHGIRFFLINPEGKVIKNYNGKQSEVVQKVLDDLKIVLN, encoded by the coding sequence TTGAAACGATTCAAGACGTTGGCCCTGCCGGCATTGCTATTAACGCTTTTCCTTACAGCGTGCGGGGAAGAAATTGACACAAATATGTCCAAAGATGTTAGTGACTTTGAATTTACCACACAAGACAATGGAACACTTTCCAAGAGTGATTTGGAAGGAGAATGGTGGATAGCAGACTTTGTTTTTACTAGCTGTACAACTGTCTGCCCACCGATGACGATGAACATGGCGGAACTGCAGCAGAAAATGAAGGAAGAAAACCTTGACGCTCAAATTGTTTCCTTCAGTGTTGATCCTGAGCGTGATACACCAGAAGCCCTGAAAAAATATGCAAAAAAATATCAGGCCGACCTAAGTAATTGGACCTTTTTAACCGGCTATGATTTTCAAACGATTAAAGAGTTTTCCATCAAATCATTTAAGTCATTGGTAAAAAGACCACCGGAAGGATCTGACCAAATAACCCACGGCATCAGATTCTTTTTGATCAATCCAGAGGGGAAAGTTATTAAAAACTACAATGGTAAGCAATCAGAAGTAGTACAAAAAGTACTTGATGATTTAAAAATCGTCCTCAACTAA
- a CDS encoding DeoR family transcriptional regulator: MLPIERQHKIKELLNKHHNMKISELSQELGVSEMTIHRDLKPLIDDGAVLKTFGGVSIAGKENDHKPASKDCVFCGRSTNERLAYRLILSNNRTETACCAHCGLLRHRQLGDDVIQAICPDFLRQTTLSAQLALYVIDTSVEIGCCHPQVLTFERSEDADKFVKGFGGTIYHLAEAMEAIFQKMNGNDSCSSRHH; encoded by the coding sequence GTGCTGCCAATTGAACGACAACATAAAATCAAGGAATTGTTAAATAAACATCACAATATGAAAATTTCCGAACTGAGCCAAGAGCTTGGCGTTTCCGAAATGACAATCCACCGTGATTTAAAGCCATTAATTGACGATGGTGCCGTTCTTAAGACGTTCGGTGGAGTATCTATTGCCGGAAAAGAGAACGACCATAAACCTGCCAGCAAAGACTGTGTTTTTTGCGGCCGCAGCACGAATGAGCGTCTTGCATATCGGCTAATTCTGTCAAATAATCGAACGGAGACGGCCTGCTGTGCACATTGCGGACTTTTGCGGCATCGTCAGCTCGGTGATGATGTGATCCAAGCGATTTGTCCTGACTTTCTTCGTCAAACAACACTGAGTGCACAACTAGCCCTTTATGTGATAGATACTTCCGTTGAAATAGGATGCTGCCATCCGCAAGTGCTGACATTTGAACGAAGCGAAGATGCAGATAAATTCGTAAAAGGCTTTGGTGGAACGATTTATCACCTTGCAGAAGCTATGGAAGCCATTTTCCAAAAAATGAACGGAAATGACAGCTGCTCTAGCAGACATCATTAG
- a CDS encoding ArsR/SmtB family transcription factor, whose protein sequence is MKVNHVSEKTLIRTNKDTCDTFCYDEALVERMQPEVEKVNGVELIFKALSDATRMKIAYALTLEDELCVCDVANIIGSTTATASHHLRLLRNMKLAKYRKEGKLVFYSLADNHVHQLVSIALLHAKED, encoded by the coding sequence ATGAAGGTGAATCATGTGAGTGAAAAGACACTAATAAGAACCAATAAAGATACATGTGATACGTTTTGTTACGATGAAGCGCTTGTTGAACGAATGCAACCGGAAGTCGAAAAAGTGAACGGCGTAGAATTGATCTTTAAGGCATTATCAGATGCAACACGAATGAAAATTGCCTATGCGCTAACGCTGGAAGATGAGCTTTGCGTTTGTGATGTAGCCAATATTATCGGCTCAACAACCGCAACAGCTTCTCATCATTTACGGTTATTACGTAACATGAAATTAGCTAAATATCGCAAAGAAGGAAAGCTGGTCTTTTATTCTTTGGCTGATAATCATGTTCATCAATTGGTGTCGATCGCATTACTTCATGCAAAGGAAGACTAG
- a CDS encoding heavy metal translocating P-type ATPase, with protein MSKAAKVESSCSCCSDQDITKTADSCCSGEETEKGENEEEEGTDASASCCSSETQQEATVSSCCSSETQQEVTASSCCSGEAQQEVTASSCCSTAESNNDMQDNKEEKQHIVEYTIQGMDCPSCAATIEKGLRKTTGIQSVQVSYGTGKMTVGAEEASIHNQIPKQVQKLGFEAEPLHATKDVETYQIDGMDCGSCAMTIEKHLSKNPNVQEVSVNFSTGKMQVDHTTDPKEIVKEVQRAGFDASLDTSEQQTDQEPKKKKVGTSTTTLSGIFLGLGFLGSFTSISPAVITALYAVAILIGGYKPVKSAFYAIKSGSLDMNVLMASAAVGAALIGEWFEGAMVVWLFALGNTLQNRSIERTRESIKSLVNLTPSEATVRSGEQLIRKAVEEVAIDDVIVVKPGEKIPLDGEILAGSSSINQAPITGESLPVDKQQEDTVYAGTINESGSLDIRVTKLVEDTTIAKIIHLVEEAQEKKAPSQAFVDRFASIYTPIVFALALSVMVVPPLFGLGTWGEWLYKGLALLVVACPCALVISTPVSIVSAIGNAAKNGVLIKGGTFLEKAGVVQAIAFDKTGTLTEGKPKVAEVLSVKHDRDELIAIARTIEAYSTHPIAQAITTYAEERAIDMKEGEAFQAIAGKGAQATIDGVEYFAGNPALFNELNVSLHEIEERLDSLQQNGNTLVVVGTRTEVLGIIAVADTIRPITVQAIQALKGIGMNEMVMLTGDNDGTAKKIASETGVDRHFADLLPEDKVTVIKQLQDEGKRVAMIGDGINDAPALATADLGIAMGGAGTDTAMETADIVLMADNLEKLPHTIRLSRKALNIIKQNVWFSLLTKLAALALIFPGILTLWMAVLSDTGAAILVILNSMRLLRQK; from the coding sequence ATGAGTAAAGCAGCGAAAGTGGAATCATCATGCAGCTGTTGTAGTGATCAGGATATAACAAAAACAGCCGATTCCTGCTGTTCCGGGGAGGAAACGGAAAAAGGAGAAAACGAAGAGGAAGAGGGAACAGATGCTTCCGCTTCTTGTTGCAGCAGTGAGACACAACAAGAAGCAACTGTTTCATCCTGTTGCAGCAGTGAGACACAACAAGAAGTAACCGCTTCGTCCTGTTGCAGCGGTGAGGCACAACAGGAAGTAACCGCTTCATCCTGTTGCAGTACAGCTGAAAGTAACAACGACATGCAGGATAATAAAGAAGAAAAGCAGCATATTGTAGAGTACACCATTCAAGGGATGGATTGCCCGTCGTGTGCAGCCACCATTGAAAAAGGCTTACGCAAGACCACCGGAATTCAATCCGTACAAGTCAGTTATGGAACGGGGAAAATGACAGTGGGTGCGGAAGAGGCTTCCATTCACAATCAGATTCCCAAGCAAGTACAAAAATTAGGCTTTGAAGCCGAACCACTTCATGCAACGAAAGACGTGGAAACCTATCAAATTGATGGCATGGATTGTGGTTCTTGCGCCATGACAATTGAAAAGCATCTAAGCAAAAATCCCAACGTGCAAGAAGTGAGTGTGAATTTCTCTACTGGCAAAATGCAGGTAGATCACACAACCGATCCAAAAGAAATTGTAAAGGAAGTTCAACGTGCAGGCTTCGATGCCTCATTAGACACTTCTGAACAACAAACAGATCAAGAACCTAAGAAGAAAAAGGTAGGAACCTCTACGACAACCTTATCCGGAATCTTTTTGGGCCTTGGCTTTTTGGGGTCATTCACAAGTATTAGTCCAGCTGTCATTACCGCTTTGTATGCAGTGGCCATTCTTATCGGTGGCTATAAGCCGGTGAAAAGTGCCTTCTATGCGATTAAAAGTGGTTCCTTGGATATGAACGTTCTTATGGCATCAGCGGCGGTTGGAGCTGCTTTAATCGGTGAATGGTTTGAAGGAGCAATGGTTGTATGGCTGTTTGCCTTGGGAAATACATTGCAAAACAGATCAATTGAACGGACACGGGAATCTATAAAAAGTCTAGTAAATCTCACACCGTCTGAAGCTACCGTTCGATCGGGTGAACAACTTATCCGTAAAGCTGTGGAGGAAGTAGCGATAGATGATGTCATCGTCGTCAAACCAGGGGAAAAAATACCTCTGGATGGGGAAATCCTAGCCGGCTCGTCTAGTATCAATCAGGCCCCGATTACCGGGGAATCCTTACCTGTTGACAAACAGCAAGAGGACACCGTTTATGCAGGTACGATCAATGAAAGCGGGTCATTAGATATACGGGTAACGAAACTGGTGGAAGATACAACGATTGCCAAGATTATCCATTTAGTGGAAGAGGCGCAAGAAAAGAAAGCCCCAAGTCAAGCGTTTGTCGATCGTTTTGCCAGTATTTATACACCAATTGTTTTTGCGCTAGCTCTTTCCGTGATGGTAGTGCCTCCGTTATTTGGGTTGGGCACTTGGGGAGAGTGGCTCTATAAAGGGCTTGCGCTATTAGTTGTAGCTTGTCCGTGTGCGCTCGTCATCTCCACACCGGTATCGATTGTATCGGCGATTGGAAATGCCGCTAAGAATGGCGTGCTAATTAAGGGCGGTACGTTTTTAGAAAAGGCTGGAGTCGTTCAAGCAATTGCTTTTGATAAGACAGGGACGTTAACGGAAGGGAAACCAAAAGTTGCGGAAGTGTTGAGCGTTAAGCATGATAGAGATGAACTGATTGCTATAGCACGAACTATTGAAGCATATTCCACTCATCCCATTGCTCAAGCGATTACAACGTACGCCGAAGAACGTGCAATTGATATGAAAGAAGGGGAAGCATTTCAAGCGATTGCGGGTAAAGGCGCCCAAGCTACTATTGATGGGGTGGAATACTTTGCGGGGAATCCTGCGTTGTTTAATGAATTAAATGTTTCACTTCATGAAATAGAAGAGCGTCTCGATTCTTTGCAACAAAACGGAAATACGCTTGTCGTCGTTGGTACCCGTACCGAAGTTCTCGGAATCATTGCTGTTGCTGACACGATTCGCCCTATTACAGTTCAAGCGATTCAGGCACTAAAGGGAATCGGAATGAATGAGATGGTCATGCTAACAGGAGATAATGATGGCACGGCGAAAAAAATCGCCAGCGAAACAGGCGTTGATCGCCATTTTGCTGACTTATTACCAGAGGACAAAGTGACGGTTATCAAACAACTGCAAGATGAAGGTAAACGTGTAGCAATGATTGGTGATGGCATTAATGATGCACCCGCGCTAGCTACGGCAGATCTTGGTATTGCCATGGGTGGTGCTGGGACGGATACAGCGATGGAGACCGCCGACATCGTGCTCATGGCGGATAATCTGGAAAAATTGCCGCACACGATTCGTTTGAGCCGCAAAGCACTAAATATCATAAAGCAAAATGTCTGGTTTTCCTTACTGACCAAATTAGCAGCACTCGCTCTCATATTCCCGGGAATATTAACATTATGGATGGCTGTTTTAAGTGATACCGGTGCAGCAATCCTTGTTATTCTCAACAGCATGCGATTGTTAAGGCAGAAATAA
- a CDS encoding peptide MFS transporter — MKSRKEEILETIPQKGFFGHPKGLLTLFSIEFWERFSYYGMRAVLIFYIYYETTQGGLGLDKTTAASIMSIYGSLVYMSTILGGWLADRIFGGRATIISGGILIALGHLALSFPGSVTALFVSMALIILGSGILKPNLSNIVGDLYSKEDYRRDAGFSIFYTGANAGALIAPLIVGTIGQTYSFHYGFSLAAIGMVIGLIWYAVTSRKSLGEAGRYVPNPITATEKKKLIRWFSIGAIVIIALLAITIPTNILTIDVFVNIVSIFGVLIPTAYFLVMYFSKKTTNVEKSRLLAYIPLFITAIMFWSIQEQGSTIFAQIADTQAKLDLGWIHIQSTWFQSINPFYIVFFAPLFAVAWTKLGKKQPITPVKFAIGVILAGFSFLVMLIPFTAANGGQISALWLVLSFFLVTMGELFLSPVGASATTKLAPAAFASQTMSVWYLSNASAQAINAQLVQFYSIDTQVNYFMIIGVVSVIIGIVLWLFSKKIHAFMRGID; from the coding sequence ATGAAGAGCAGGAAAGAAGAAATATTGGAAACCATACCCCAGAAAGGTTTTTTTGGTCATCCTAAGGGGTTGCTTACCCTATTTTCAATTGAATTTTGGGAACGTTTTTCCTATTACGGCATGCGTGCGGTACTTATTTTTTACATTTACTATGAAACAACACAAGGTGGTCTCGGACTTGATAAAACGACCGCAGCCTCGATCATGTCAATCTACGGCTCGCTCGTTTATATGTCAACCATTCTTGGTGGCTGGCTTGCGGACCGAATTTTCGGCGGAAGAGCAACAATTATCTCTGGTGGTATATTAATTGCATTAGGTCACTTAGCGCTATCTTTTCCAGGAAGTGTTACAGCGCTATTCGTTTCCATGGCATTGATTATATTGGGCTCAGGTATTTTGAAACCAAACTTATCCAATATTGTTGGTGACTTGTATTCTAAAGAAGACTATCGGCGCGATGCCGGATTCAGTATTTTCTACACAGGTGCGAATGCCGGAGCGCTTATAGCACCATTAATTGTCGGAACAATCGGGCAAACCTATAGCTTTCATTACGGCTTTTCTTTAGCAGCAATCGGAATGGTTATTGGCTTAATCTGGTATGCAGTTACTTCCCGTAAATCACTTGGCGAAGCTGGTCGCTATGTTCCAAACCCAATAACAGCTACCGAAAAGAAAAAATTGATACGATGGTTTTCCATAGGAGCTATTGTCATTATTGCTTTATTGGCAATAACGATTCCAACCAATATTTTAACCATCGATGTGTTTGTTAATATCGTCAGTATCTTTGGGGTATTAATCCCAACCGCATACTTTCTTGTGATGTATTTCAGTAAAAAAACAACGAATGTGGAAAAATCTCGGTTGCTTGCTTATATACCATTATTTATTACAGCTATCATGTTCTGGTCCATTCAAGAGCAAGGGTCAACTATCTTTGCGCAAATTGCCGATACACAAGCGAAATTGGACTTGGGCTGGATTCATATCCAATCAACATGGTTCCAATCGATTAATCCGTTTTATATCGTCTTTTTCGCACCATTGTTTGCCGTTGCTTGGACAAAGTTAGGGAAAAAACAACCAATCACTCCGGTCAAGTTTGCCATCGGTGTTATCTTAGCAGGATTCTCATTCCTTGTTATGCTCATACCATTCACAGCGGCAAACGGCGGACAAATTAGTGCACTATGGCTTGTACTCAGCTTCTTTCTCGTAACAATGGGAGAACTATTTCTGTCTCCGGTCGGTGCATCTGCTACAACCAAACTAGCTCCAGCGGCATTCGCTTCACAAACGATGAGTGTATGGTATTTATCCAATGCCTCCGCTCAGGCAATCAATGCGCAGCTGGTCCAATTTTACAGCATCGACACGCAAGTTAACTACTTCATGATTATCGGGGTTGTCTCCGTTATTATTGGAATTGTCTTGTGGCTGTTCTCTAAAAAAATACACGCGTTTATGCGCGGCATAGATTAA
- a CDS encoding RNA polymerase sigma factor, protein MKNKDDALDVIQETAYRSFKKISTLKNPAVFKSWLIKIAINCATDLLRRKKKIIYLNHDYENLLDSNNEDIPLSLSLDDLIGTLNESEKSIILWKYYYGYTLKEIAKIEGSPLGTVKSVLYRSLAKLRKQVRRDDMYE, encoded by the coding sequence ATGAAAAATAAAGATGACGCGCTTGATGTAATTCAGGAAACTGCTTATCGCTCGTTCAAAAAGATAAGCACATTAAAGAATCCGGCCGTGTTTAAATCGTGGCTAATAAAAATAGCGATAAACTGTGCGACAGATTTGTTAAGAAGAAAAAAGAAAATCATTTACTTGAATCATGACTACGAAAATCTTCTTGATTCAAATAATGAAGACATTCCACTTTCCTTATCGCTGGATGATTTGATAGGGACGTTAAATGAAAGCGAAAAAAGTATTATTCTCTGGAAGTATTATTATGGATATACGCTTAAGGAGATTGCCAAGATTGAGGGAAGCCCTTTGGGAACAGTGAAATCAGTATTATATCGCTCATTAGCAAAGCTTCGAAAGCAAGTAAGGAGGGACGATATGTATGAATAA
- a CDS encoding YwbE family protein, which translates to MPGTRKEHMKIGQSVRVVQKQDQRSGKLTEGVVSKILTNTATHPHGIKVMLEDGTVGRVKEIINE; encoded by the coding sequence ATGCCGGGAACGAGAAAAGAACATATGAAAATAGGACAAAGCGTGCGTGTTGTACAAAAACAGGACCAGCGCTCCGGTAAATTGACAGAAGGGGTCGTGTCCAAAATACTGACCAATACTGCTACCCATCCACACGGGATTAAGGTTATGCTGGAGGATGGCACTGTAGGAAGAGTGAAAGAAATTATAAACGAATGA
- a CDS encoding type II toxin-antitoxin system death-on-curing family toxin, producing the protein MNVEYLDLQDVIDLHSLTLERDGGLEGREPGKLEAKLALPMSGYGDFEKYPSIEEKAAVYLYELSSGHCFVDGNKRTAYLSTFVEGEEVIDFVPKVANNNIRPPFTETVFWILRHAYKKEE; encoded by the coding sequence ATGAACGTAGAGTACCTAGATCTACAAGATGTGATAGATTTGCACAGTTTAACACTCGAAAGGGATGGGGGATTGGAAGGTCGTGAACCTGGAAAGCTAGAAGCTAAGTTAGCACTACCTATGTCTGGTTATGGCGACTTTGAAAAATATCCATCAATTGAAGAGAAAGCAGCTGTCTATCTCTACGAACTTTCTAGTGGTCATTGTTTTGTAGATGGAAATAAAAGAACTGCATATTTATCTACCTTTGTAGAAGGTGAAGAAGTAATTGATTTTGTTCCAAAAGTAGCGAACAATAATATAAGACCGCCTTTTACTGAAACTGTCTTTTGGATTCTACGACACGCATATAAGAAAGAAGAGTAG